In the Streptomyces formicae genome, one interval contains:
- a CDS encoding gas vesicle protein translates to MTVVERREVALVDLLDRLLAGGVVIAGDITLRIADVDLVRIDLNALISSVNEQVPSPWPELE, encoded by the coding sequence ATGACGGTCGTCGAGCGCCGTGAAGTCGCCCTGGTGGACCTGCTCGACCGGCTGCTCGCCGGTGGGGTCGTCATCGCGGGGGACATCACCCTGCGGATCGCGGACGTCGACCTCGTCCGCATCGATCTCAACGCCCTGATCAGCTCGGTGAACGAACAAGTGCCGTCGCCCTGGCCGGAGCTGGAGTGA
- a CDS encoding gas vesicle protein K, which yields MDLDPDTVERDLVKLVLTVVELLRQLMERQAVRRFDTGDLTEDQEERIGLTLMLLEDRMAELRDRYGLRPEDLNLDLGPLGPLLPRD from the coding sequence ATGGACCTCGACCCCGACACCGTGGAGCGGGACCTGGTGAAACTGGTCCTGACCGTCGTCGAACTCCTCCGTCAGCTGATGGAGCGGCAGGCCGTGCGCCGCTTCGACACCGGTGATCTGACCGAGGACCAGGAGGAGCGCATCGGCCTCACGCTGATGCTCCTGGAGGATCGGATGGCGGAGCTCAGGGACCGGTACGGGTTGCGGCCCGAGGACCTGAATCTGGACCTCGGGCCGCTGGGCCCCCTGCTGCCCAGGGACTGA
- a CDS encoding hydrophobic protein, whose translation MVPILLVLLLALLLFGAGFAVKVLWWIAIAVLVIWLLGFLMRSTTATGSRSRWYRW comes from the coding sequence ATGGTTCCTATTCTGCTGGTCCTTCTGCTGGCCCTTCTCCTCTTCGGAGCGGGATTCGCCGTGAAGGTACTCTGGTGGATCGCCATCGCCGTGCTCGTCATCTGGCTGCTCGGCTTCCTGATGCGCAGCACGACCGCCACGGGGTCCAGGTCCCGTTGGTACAGGTGGTAG
- a CDS encoding class I SAM-dependent methyltransferase: MPKETAVYTHGHHESVLRSHTWRTAANSAAYLVGSLKPHMRVLDIGCGPGTITADLAALVPEGHVTGVDHAPGILDQARATAAERGLDNVEFAVADVHDLDYPDDSFCVVHAHQVLQHVGDPVRALREMRRVCKPGGIVAVRDSDYAAMTWYPDIPAMDDWLDLYRRVARANGGEPDAGRRLKSWALEAGFTDITATAATWCYASADERAWWSGLWADRTLASAYAERAVESGHADGELLRTVSDAWREWGEQDDAWFAVLHGEVLCRKERHRRDA; this comes from the coding sequence ATGCCGAAGGAGACCGCCGTCTACACGCACGGACACCACGAGTCCGTGCTGCGTTCGCACACCTGGCGCACCGCCGCCAACTCGGCCGCGTACCTCGTGGGTTCGCTGAAGCCGCACATGCGCGTCCTCGACATCGGCTGCGGCCCCGGCACCATCACCGCCGACCTGGCCGCGCTGGTCCCCGAGGGCCACGTCACGGGCGTGGACCACGCGCCGGGCATCCTGGACCAGGCACGCGCCACGGCCGCCGAACGCGGCCTGGACAACGTCGAGTTCGCGGTCGCCGACGTGCACGACCTGGACTATCCCGACGACAGCTTCTGCGTGGTCCACGCGCACCAGGTGCTCCAGCACGTGGGCGATCCGGTGCGGGCGCTGCGCGAGATGCGGCGGGTCTGCAAGCCGGGCGGCATCGTGGCCGTGCGCGACTCGGACTACGCGGCGATGACCTGGTACCCCGACATCCCGGCCATGGACGACTGGCTGGACCTCTACCGGCGCGTGGCCCGTGCGAACGGCGGCGAGCCCGACGCGGGGCGCCGTCTCAAGTCCTGGGCCCTGGAGGCCGGTTTCACGGACATCACCGCGACGGCCGCCACCTGGTGCTACGCCTCCGCGGACGAGCGCGCCTGGTGGAGCGGCCTGTGGGCGGACCGCACCCTCGCCTCCGCGTACGCCGAGCGCGCGGTGGAGAGCGGCCACGCGGACGGGGAACTCCTGCGGACCGTCTCCGACGCCTGGCGGGAGTGGGGCGAGCAGGACGACGCCTGGTTCGCGGTGCTGCACGGCGAGGTCCTCTGCCGGAAGGAGCGGCATCGACGGGACGCGTAG
- a CDS encoding bifunctional phosphatase PAP2/diacylglycerol kinase family protein, with product MRPDYSDVSDLDLSPSATGNSPLKSRLVGFDRRLFEAVAARHWPGGDRVLPGLSRSANHGVLWFAVAAGITATRTPRARRAALRGVASLALASATINTLGKRSVRRPRPLLDAVPLIRQLKRQPITTSFPSGHSASAAAFATGVALESRAWGAAVAPLAAAVAASRVYTGAHFPSDVLVGGALGVGAAFAVRGLVPTRAQLAPPGRPRVEAPALPGGAGLVLVANAGAGTADRVKSLHAALPEAETVIAEPDDLVAELGKAAARARVLGVCGGDGTVNAAATVALQHGIPLAVLPGGTLNHFAYDLGVEDARDLSRAVEAGEAVAVDVGRFRSGAGDPAQEQPVEGYFLNTFSLGVYPELVRLRERWGPRVGGKPASVLAALKVLRSDERPMVAQFRGKERALWLLFAGNCTYHRPGFTPGRRLDLADGLLDVRIVHGGRRPGTRLLAAALTGPEVRSPAQAAARLPRLRVDGLGAGTAIAYDGEVRHVHGSLLLDKLPEALTVYRPLSPVR from the coding sequence ATGCGCCCTGACTACTCGGACGTCTCCGACCTCGACCTGTCCCCTTCCGCGACCGGGAACAGCCCGCTCAAGTCCCGGCTGGTCGGGTTCGACCGCCGCCTGTTCGAAGCGGTCGCCGCCCGGCACTGGCCGGGCGGCGACCGCGTGCTGCCCGGGCTCAGCCGGAGCGCCAACCACGGCGTGCTGTGGTTCGCCGTGGCCGCGGGCATCACCGCGACCCGCACCCCGCGGGCCCGGCGCGCCGCGCTGCGCGGTGTGGCCTCGCTGGCCCTCGCGTCGGCGACCATCAACACCCTGGGCAAGCGCTCGGTGCGCCGTCCCCGGCCGCTGCTCGACGCGGTACCGCTGATCAGGCAGCTCAAGCGGCAGCCGATCACCACGTCCTTCCCCTCGGGCCACTCGGCGTCCGCCGCCGCCTTCGCGACCGGCGTGGCGCTGGAGTCGCGGGCCTGGGGCGCGGCCGTCGCGCCGCTCGCGGCCGCCGTCGCGGCGTCCCGCGTCTACACCGGGGCGCACTTTCCGAGCGACGTCCTGGTGGGCGGGGCGCTCGGCGTCGGCGCGGCGTTCGCGGTGCGCGGCCTGGTGCCGACGCGGGCCCAGCTCGCGCCGCCGGGACGTCCCCGCGTGGAGGCTCCCGCCCTGCCGGGCGGCGCGGGCCTCGTCCTGGTCGCCAACGCCGGTGCGGGCACCGCGGACCGCGTCAAGTCGCTGCACGCCGCGCTGCCGGAAGCGGAAACCGTCATCGCCGAACCGGACGACCTGGTCGCCGAGTTGGGCAAGGCCGCGGCCCGTGCACGGGTCCTCGGCGTCTGCGGCGGCGACGGCACGGTCAACGCCGCGGCCACGGTCGCCCTCCAGCACGGGATACCCCTCGCGGTGCTGCCGGGCGGCACCCTCAACCACTTCGCGTACGACCTCGGGGTCGAGGACGCCCGCGACCTGTCGCGCGCGGTGGAGGCCGGGGAAGCGGTCGCCGTCGACGTGGGCCGCTTCAGGAGCGGGGCCGGGGACCCGGCCCAGGAGCAGCCCGTGGAGGGGTACTTCCTCAACACGTTCAGCCTGGGTGTGTACCCGGAGCTGGTGCGGCTGCGCGAGCGCTGGGGGCCCCGCGTCGGCGGCAAGCCCGCCTCCGTGCTCGCGGCGCTGAAGGTGCTGCGCTCCGACGAACGGCCGATGGTCGCCCAGTTCCGCGGCAAGGAGCGGGCGCTGTGGCTGCTCTTCGCGGGCAACTGCACGTACCACAGGCCGGGCTTCACCCCCGGTCGCCGGCTCGACCTGGCGGACGGGCTGCTCGACGTGCGGATCGTGCACGGCGGGCGCAGGCCGGGCACGCGGCTCCTCGCCGCCGCCCTGACGGGACCCGAGGTGCGCTCCCCCGCCCAGGCGGCCGCGCGGCTGCCCCGGCTGCGGGTGGACGGCCTCGGAGCGGGCACCGCGATCGCGTACGACGGCGAGGTGCGGCACGTCCACGGCTCGCTGCTCCTGGACAAGCTGCCGGAGGCGCTGACCGTCTACCGGCCGCTGTCGCCCGTCCGCTGA